Proteins found in one Geomonas subterranea genomic segment:
- a CDS encoding chemotaxis protein CheW, with protein sequence MTPQRLLLFSAARQLFALNLQEVCEVMEPQQCYPFAGAPPHYLGLINFHGNLTALVDLAGFLGLKSRPLPGKLLVIDTKLAHLALKVDAVGSILDAASITGAGSHDDPLTEALLETPQGSVRLLRLEALLGGLEQELRDSAPNTAKPGGT encoded by the coding sequence GTGACCCCGCAGCGCCTGCTTTTGTTCAGCGCGGCGCGGCAGCTCTTCGCCCTCAACCTGCAGGAGGTGTGCGAGGTGATGGAGCCGCAGCAATGCTACCCCTTCGCCGGGGCGCCCCCGCACTACCTGGGGCTGATCAACTTCCACGGCAACCTCACCGCGCTGGTCGACCTGGCGGGCTTTCTCGGCCTCAAGAGCCGTCCCCTGCCGGGCAAGCTCCTGGTGATCGACACGAAGCTCGCCCACCTGGCCCTCAAGGTCGACGCGGTGGGCTCCATCCTCGACGCCGCGAGCATCACCGGCGCCGGCAGCCACGACGACCCGCTCACCGAGGCCCTCTTGGAGACCCCGCAGGGGAGCGTGCGCCTGCTCCGCCTGGAGGCGCTGCTCGGAGGACTCGAGCAGGAGCTGCGGGACTCCGCCCCCAACACCGCCAAACCAGGAGGTACCTGA
- a CDS encoding response regulator yields the protein MALKVMIVDDSLFMRKMLRDILVEEGYDIAGEASDGVEAVEKYKECLPDLVTLDIVMPNKTGIEALQEIVAYDAAARVVMVSAIGQEALTTAATEAGAKAFILKPFNPELVTRVLREVAQG from the coding sequence ATGGCCTTGAAGGTCATGATAGTGGACGATTCCCTTTTCATGAGGAAGATGCTGCGCGACATCCTCGTGGAGGAGGGTTACGATATAGCCGGCGAGGCGTCCGACGGCGTGGAGGCGGTGGAAAAATACAAGGAGTGCCTCCCCGACCTGGTCACCCTGGACATCGTGATGCCCAACAAGACCGGGATCGAGGCGCTGCAGGAGATCGTGGCCTACGATGCCGCCGCGCGCGTGGTGATGGTCTCCGCCATCGGGCAGGAGGCGCTCACGACCGCGGCCACCGAGGCCGGCGCCAAGGCCTTCATTCTGAAACCGTTCAACCCGGAGCTGGTGACCCGGGTGCTCAGGGAAGTGGCCCAGGGGTAA